In a single window of the Tellurirhabdus bombi genome:
- a CDS encoding alpha/beta hydrolase family protein: MFINRKDFLLSLLVSTTTVATGFMTSSCSKDPDPIENKYLVSATEIRSLTLKQLATQVQAINPGLAFLVRNEVKVYKITYNTQLPDGTPTLASGALLVPNATSPVPMISQQHATIRSEADAPSNFGPGSDAYSFGSLFASLGYIISCPDYIGYGEAKSQPHPYEHRESLASASLDMLRAAREFVAQNGVKWNNKVFLTGYSEGGFAAMSLLKKLEEEHPNEFTIAGASLGSGAYDKSGFLTRIINTPSSGIAAYNQLYLWVLLTYNNIYKLNRPMTDYFKEPYATQIAAQKELANINVSLHQTFTDSFKQAITNGTDKAFLDAIADNNVYDWKPKTPIRLYHGNADDLVLYFNSQNAYDAMKKRGATNVQLYPLEGKNHATAIIDYLLGTYELVSTTL; the protein is encoded by the coding sequence ATGTTTATTAACCGTAAAGATTTTCTGCTGTCATTGCTGGTGTCTACGACAACAGTTGCAACGGGTTTTATGACAAGCAGTTGCTCTAAAGATCCTGATCCTATCGAGAATAAATATTTAGTTAGTGCCACCGAAATTCGTTCACTTACGCTTAAACAGCTAGCCACTCAGGTACAGGCGATTAATCCTGGTCTGGCCTTTCTGGTACGCAATGAGGTAAAGGTCTACAAAATAACGTACAACACGCAGCTTCCTGATGGCACGCCTACGCTGGCCTCGGGCGCCCTTTTGGTGCCGAATGCGACTAGTCCGGTGCCTATGATTAGCCAGCAGCACGCCACCATTCGCAGTGAGGCCGATGCGCCGTCGAATTTTGGTCCTGGCAGCGATGCCTATTCTTTTGGCTCTTTGTTCGCCTCATTAGGCTATATCATTTCGTGTCCTGATTACATCGGTTATGGCGAAGCAAAATCCCAACCGCATCCCTACGAACACCGGGAAAGCCTGGCAAGTGCTTCTTTGGACATGCTCCGGGCCGCCCGTGAATTTGTGGCGCAGAATGGCGTTAAATGGAACAACAAAGTGTTCTTAACCGGCTACTCAGAGGGCGGTTTTGCTGCCATGTCGCTCTTGAAAAAACTGGAGGAAGAACATCCCAACGAGTTTACTATTGCCGGTGCCAGCCTTGGTTCGGGAGCTTACGACAAATCCGGCTTTCTTACACGCATTATCAATACGCCATCCAGTGGTATCGCAGCGTACAATCAACTTTATCTTTGGGTATTACTGACTTATAACAATATCTATAAGCTCAATCGCCCCATGACGGATTACTTCAAAGAACCGTACGCTACCCAGATCGCGGCCCAGAAAGAGCTAGCAAACATCAATGTTAGTCTTCACCAGACTTTTACGGATAGCTTTAAACAGGCCATTACGAACGGAACGGACAAAGCCTTTCTGGACGCCATTGCGGACAATAATGTATACGACTGGAAGCCTAAAACCCCAATTCGTCTGTATCATGGAAATGCCGATGACCTGGTGCTTTACTTTAATTCGCAGAACGCGTATGACGCCATGAAGAAGCGCGGAGCTACTAATGTTCAGTTGTATCCACTGGAAGGCAAGAACCATGCAACGGCTATAATTGACTATCTGTTAGGGACGTACGAACTCGTTTCTACGACTTTATAA